One Planktothrix sp. FACHB-1365 genomic window carries:
- a CDS encoding response regulator, with product MNSLKKSKPTILVVDDEPDNLDLLYRTFHREYRVLRAEGGPTALDILASQSDVAVIISDQRMPQMSGTEFLSLTAAQYPDIIRIILTGYTDVEDLVEAINSGKVFKYVTKPWDADELKAIVKQALETHTVLKSRTEELRRALQQESLLYAVTNTIRSAPNYREMLQRIVETVGQMFEARYCLLRPFQDGQMVDEWFMYESGRGELLDTSDDQKPSTDLLQLLVWETTDVEVIQEAETDERVVSVIERQQAYAQSQIRSSLVVPLFYKLDLMAVLALHHCQDSHVWQDHEVQLVITVADQAALALSQARAYEQVRELAKREALVNTITSAIRSSLDPRTIFAAITQQLGEALRVDGCALSLWTRDDEYVQCVGLYDAARQASLVSDEWWSESPLAGVDATVHAQQFLEMLPQSLVPIRGNPVLQQLLRTRQPVVIQDLDLQPESHIAELPLRSASKALMVVPLLSDGEIIGSISLRQNNRTRKWLDSEINLVEVVAVQAALAVQQARLYQKTRQQAERLLEADRIKTEFFQNISHEFRTPLTLMIGPLESAINQQQDLPQEQAKIALRNSRRLLRLVNQLLDLQRFDAGRMQPSFRPCDLIAFCRSTVESFQLYCQKKEIYLKTELHSCPLLYLDLERFDKVLYNLLSNAMKFTPPSGTITLRVEPLGDHCRLQVQDTGIGIKPEQIPYLFERFRQAEGSANRSYEGSGLGLALVKELVELHKGQISVESVYGKGTTFTVWLPLGCSHLPGEQVLEIPAELNSSRASVEFADIDVDVMDEDYSDGSETSEEIMALGDNGTSTNLVLVVDDNPDLRRYVSKILRQSGYNVVVACNGHEGFEMAQKYHPEVIITDLMMPLVSGLDLIRLIRENTELKGTPMILLTAKADEDTRLEGVERGADAYLSKPFNDRELLAEVKNLQSLKENERRVAELNRYLTESVLKRFLPETMVKKAATGQLALDLSPEPRLITILFSDIVGFTQMSNQLQSQGIAVVLNEYLAEMTRVIFANGGTVDKFVGDAVMALYGAPEELRPEKQVKQAVNSARQMLQSLDKLNQRWRERGIFGENGVEPVRFRCGIHIGTAVVGMFGSPERSDYTAIGPAVNMAARLQEVAHPNSILVSKEVADYLPSEDIIIEEFHKLKGIGDKVLTVMITPQA from the coding sequence ATGAATTCCCTGAAAAAATCTAAGCCGACTATCTTAGTTGTCGATGATGAACCCGATAACCTAGATCTGCTGTATCGCACTTTTCATCGGGAATACCGGGTATTGCGAGCAGAAGGCGGGCCGACGGCGCTGGACATCTTAGCGTCTCAATCTGACGTGGCTGTGATTATTTCTGATCAACGAATGCCACAAATGAGTGGGACGGAATTTTTGAGTTTAACGGCGGCTCAATATCCCGATATTATTCGGATTATTCTTACAGGTTACACCGATGTTGAAGATTTAGTTGAAGCGATTAATTCGGGTAAAGTCTTTAAATATGTGACTAAACCTTGGGATGCGGACGAACTCAAGGCGATTGTTAAACAAGCCTTAGAAACCCATACGGTTCTCAAATCCCGCACCGAAGAACTGCGACGGGCACTCCAACAAGAATCCCTCCTCTATGCCGTTACCAATACCATTCGTTCGGCCCCCAACTACCGGGAAATGCTACAACGGATTGTGGAAACGGTGGGTCAAATGTTTGAGGCCCGCTATTGCCTTTTGCGACCGTTCCAAGATGGGCAAATGGTAGATGAATGGTTTATGTATGAGTCAGGACGGGGAGAACTTCTGGATACTTCGGATGATCAAAAGCCCTCAACGGATCTCCTGCAATTATTGGTTTGGGAAACGACGGATGTGGAGGTGATCCAAGAGGCGGAAACGGATGAACGGGTGGTATCGGTGATAGAACGTCAACAAGCTTATGCTCAATCTCAGATTCGCTCTAGTTTGGTTGTCCCCCTATTCTACAAACTAGACTTAATGGCTGTTTTGGCGTTGCATCACTGCCAAGACTCTCATGTTTGGCAGGATCATGAGGTGCAGTTGGTGATTACTGTTGCGGATCAGGCGGCTTTGGCGTTGTCTCAAGCTCGCGCCTATGAACAAGTCCGAGAACTGGCTAAACGGGAGGCGTTGGTTAATACGATTACTTCTGCTATTCGCTCTAGTCTTGATCCCCGTACTATTTTTGCGGCTATTACGCAACAGTTGGGAGAGGCGTTACGGGTTGATGGTTGCGCTTTATCGTTGTGGACAAGAGATGATGAGTATGTTCAATGTGTGGGTTTATATGATGCGGCTCGACAAGCTTCTTTGGTGAGCGATGAATGGTGGTCAGAGTCTCCCCTCGCGGGTGTGGATGCGACGGTTCACGCTCAACAATTTCTGGAAATGTTGCCGCAGTCTTTGGTTCCGATTCGGGGAAATCCGGTATTACAACAATTGTTACGCACCCGACAACCTGTTGTGATTCAAGATTTAGATTTACAACCAGAATCTCATATTGCCGAATTACCTCTGCGTTCCGCTTCTAAAGCCTTAATGGTGGTGCCTTTACTTTCCGACGGTGAGATTATTGGCAGTATTTCCCTGCGACAAAATAATCGTACCCGCAAATGGCTGGATTCAGAGATTAATTTGGTGGAAGTGGTGGCGGTACAGGCGGCTTTAGCAGTGCAACAAGCTCGTTTATATCAAAAAACTCGACAACAAGCGGAACGATTGTTAGAAGCGGATCGGATTAAAACGGAGTTTTTTCAAAATATTTCCCATGAGTTTCGCACTCCCTTAACGTTAATGATTGGGCCGTTAGAATCTGCCATTAATCAACAGCAAGATTTACCTCAAGAACAAGCTAAAATTGCTTTACGAAATTCTCGACGGCTGTTACGGTTAGTCAATCAATTATTAGATTTACAACGGTTTGATGCTGGACGAATGCAGCCGAGTTTCCGTCCTTGTGATTTGATTGCTTTTTGTCGTAGTACGGTTGAGTCGTTTCAACTTTATTGTCAGAAGAAAGAAATCTATTTAAAAACGGAGTTACATTCTTGTCCGTTGTTGTATTTAGATTTGGAACGTTTTGATAAGGTTCTTTATAATTTACTGTCGAATGCCATGAAGTTTACTCCGCCTTCTGGTACGATTACGTTGAGGGTTGAACCCTTGGGGGATCATTGTCGTCTGCAAGTTCAAGATACTGGCATTGGGATTAAACCGGAACAAATTCCTTATTTATTTGAACGGTTTCGTCAAGCGGAGGGTTCGGCGAATCGTTCTTATGAGGGATCGGGTTTAGGATTAGCTTTAGTTAAAGAATTAGTGGAACTTCACAAGGGGCAAATTTCTGTGGAGTCGGTTTATGGAAAGGGTACGACTTTTACGGTTTGGTTGCCTTTAGGATGTTCCCATTTACCGGGGGAACAGGTGTTAGAAATTCCGGCGGAATTAAATTCAAGTCGTGCTTCGGTGGAGTTTGCGGATATTGATGTTGATGTTATGGATGAAGATTATTCTGATGGCTCAGAAACTTCTGAAGAAATCATGGCTTTGGGGGACAATGGTACTTCTACAAATTTAGTTTTGGTGGTGGATGATAACCCGGATTTAAGGCGCTATGTCTCGAAGATTCTTCGCCAATCTGGATACAATGTTGTTGTGGCTTGTAATGGTCATGAGGGGTTTGAAATGGCTCAAAAATATCATCCAGAGGTGATTATTACGGATTTAATGATGCCGTTGGTATCGGGGTTGGATTTAATTCGGTTAATTCGAGAAAACACTGAATTGAAGGGGACTCCGATGATTTTATTAACAGCTAAGGCGGATGAGGATACCCGCTTAGAAGGCGTTGAACGGGGGGCTGATGCCTACCTATCTAAACCGTTTAATGATCGAGAGTTGTTGGCAGAGGTGAAGAATTTACAGTCGTTAAAAGAGAATGAACGGCGTGTTGCTGAGTTAAATCGGTATTTAACGGAGTCTGTTTTGAAGCGGTTTTTACCGGAAACAATGGTGAAAAAGGCGGCAACGGGTCAGTTAGCATTGGATTTGAGTCCTGAACCTCGATTAATTACTATTCTATTTAGTGATATTGTGGGTTTTACCCAAATGTCAAATCAATTACAATCTCAGGGAATTGCTGTGGTTCTGAATGAGTATTTGGCGGAAATGACACGGGTAATTTTTGCTAATGGGGGGACGGTGGATAAGTTTGTTGGGGATGCGGTGATGGCTCTCTATGGCGCGCCGGAGGAGTTACGGCCTGAAAAACAGGTTAAACAGGCGGTGAATTCGGCACGACAAATGTTACAATCCCTTGATAAACTCAATCAACGCTGGCGAGAACGGGGGATTTT
- a CDS encoding GNAT family N-acetyltransferase encodes MDYSRLQMRAATLGDLSALTDVLAESFHSREGIFGWVYPILRFGIYEDLRHRLVMGSEHYLCLVAVASSVGVSSSIYRLNQEYILGTVEMSLRSRYAWQLSLTSRYPYLSNLAVHPHYRQQGIAQQLLRICEQTAKSWGFSHLYLHVLENNRPARQLYYKQGYRLKEIDSGWDSVLFGQPRRLFLQKRI; translated from the coding sequence GTGGATTATTCTCGGTTACAAATGCGAGCGGCGACCTTGGGGGATCTCAGCGCCTTAACGGATGTTTTAGCCGAGAGTTTTCATTCCCGTGAGGGGATTTTTGGCTGGGTTTATCCGATTTTGCGGTTCGGTATTTATGAAGATTTACGCCATCGTCTGGTCATGGGTTCGGAACACTATCTGTGTTTAGTTGCTGTTGCTTCATCGGTCGGGGTTTCGTCCTCGATTTATAGACTCAATCAGGAGTATATTTTAGGAACGGTGGAAATGAGTTTGCGATCGCGGTATGCTTGGCAATTATCGTTAACGTCTCGCTATCCCTATTTATCTAATTTAGCGGTTCATCCCCATTATCGACAGCAGGGAATTGCCCAACAATTATTGAGAATTTGTGAACAAACTGCCAAAAGTTGGGGATTTTCTCATCTTTATCTTCATGTCCTGGAAAATAATCGCCCAGCGAGACAGCTTTATTACAAACAAGGTTATCGATTAAAAGAGATTGATTCGGGTTGGGATTCGGTATTATTTGGACAGCCTCGACGTTTGTTTTTACAAAAACGAATTTGA
- the larB gene encoding nickel pincer cofactor biosynthesis protein LarB — translation MNPEALQQLLESVASGQLTPTDALDKIKYFDFEPVGDFARIDHHRKLRTGFPEVIWGLNKTPEQIIKIIEVMRTRNPVVMATRIEPNIYQHLKAQIPDLRYYESAKICAIQPDTIPQVHTNGKITILTAGTADLPVAEEAAITATLCGFSVKRLWDVGVAGIHRLLSSWPLIADADVLIVVAGMEGALPSVVAGLADCPVIAVPTSVGYGASFNGLAPLLTMLNSCAVGVGVVNIDNGFGAGILACQILRLGERLKQRIQS, via the coding sequence ATGAATCCTGAAGCTTTACAACAGTTACTCGAATCCGTTGCATCCGGTCAACTGACCCCAACCGATGCGTTAGATAAAATTAAATACTTTGATTTTGAACCCGTTGGTGATTTTGCCCGCATTGACCACCATCGCAAATTAAGAACCGGATTTCCTGAAGTGATTTGGGGACTGAATAAAACCCCCGAACAAATTATTAAGATTATCGAGGTGATGCGAACCCGAAATCCGGTGGTTATGGCGACTCGAATTGAACCCAATATTTATCAACACTTAAAAGCACAAATACCGGATTTACGCTATTATGAATCGGCTAAAATTTGTGCCATTCAACCGGATACCATTCCCCAGGTTCATACTAACGGAAAAATAACCATTTTAACAGCCGGAACTGCCGATTTACCCGTTGCTGAAGAAGCGGCAATAACCGCCACTTTATGTGGTTTTTCCGTGAAACGGTTATGGGATGTGGGAGTTGCTGGAATTCATCGCTTACTCAGTAGTTGGCCTTTAATTGCCGATGCGGATGTATTAATTGTAGTGGCGGGAATGGAAGGTGCTTTACCCAGTGTCGTTGCAGGTTTAGCCGATTGTCCGGTGATTGCAGTGCCAACCAGTGTGGGATATGGTGCGAGTTTTAATGGGTTAGCCCCTCTGTTAACCATGTTAAATTCCTGTGCGGTGGGAGTCGGTGTTGTTAATATTGATAATGGCTTTGGGGCGGGGATTTTAGCGTGTCAAATTTTACGTTTGGGAGAACGATTAAAACAACGAATTCAGTCTTAA